Below is a window of Streptomyces sp. NBC_01429 DNA.
TCGACCACGACGGGGCTCTTGCCGCCCAGCTCCAGGGTGACCGGGGTGAGGTGCTTGGCCGCCGCGGTCATGACGATGCGGCCGACATTGCCGCTGCCGGTGTAGAAGATGTGGTCGAAGCGCTGCTCCAGCAGGGCCGTGGTCTCCGGGACCGCGCCCTCGACGACGGCGACCGCGTCCGTGTCGAGATACTTCGGCAGCAGCCCCGCCAGCGCGGCGGAGGTGGCCGGGGCCAGCTCGCTCGGCTTGACGACCACGGCGTTGCCCGACGCGAGCGCGCCGACCAGCGGCGCGAGAGCCAGCTGTACGGGGTAGTTCCACGGCGCGATGATCAGCACCACACCGAGCGGGTCCCGCACGACCCGGGCCTCCGCGGGGAGGAAGGCGTCGGGGACGGCGGCGGCCTTCGGGCGCAGCCATTCCTCCAGGTGGGTGACCGTGTGGTCGAGTTCGTTGATGGTGAAGCCGACCTCGGCGCGGTACGCCTCGACGGGGTTCTTGCCCAGATCCGCCAGCAGCGCCGCCTGGAGCGTCTCGGCCTCCTCGGTGAGGAGCGCGCGCAGCGCCGCCAGCTGGCCGAGCCGCCAGGACAGCTCCTTGGTCCGGCCGGTCCCGAAGGTGGCGCGCAGCCGCGCGACGGCTTCGGCGGAGGCCTCGGCGGGGGTGGGCGTGGCGGGGGTCATGGGCGTGCTCCTCGATCGACGGGGGGAAGTGGTCCGTGGGGCGGATGGCGGGTGGGGTCGCGGCGCTGTCTGCCGTGAGTGGCGGTCTCGTGAGTGGCGGGTCGTGCGCGGCGGGGTCGTGCGCGGCGGATTGGTGAGTGGCGGTGCCGGGCCGAAACACACTCCTCGCTCTCACCGTATTACCTGCCGGAACGGACTTCGCGGGCACCCTGTGGCGGGCCTCCCGTATCGGTGCGCGAGATCACGTTGACCTGGCCCGACCTTCCTCGGGAAAGTTGCTGCGTGATCCATCTATCCGTGCCACCGCAGACCACCGCCTCCACTCATGACGGGAACATGCCGTGCGCGGAGTTCTGACCGGTTTCGCCGTCATCGCGGTGGTCATCGGGGTCGGCTATGTGATCGGGCGGCGCCGGTATCTCGGGGACAACGGCCGTGAGGTGCTCACCAAGCTCGCGTTCCATGTGGCCACCCCCGCCCTGCTGTTCACCACGCTCGCGCGGGCCGATCTGTCGGTGATCCTCTCCAGCAGGCTGCTGATCACCGCCATCAGCACCTTCATCGCCGCCGGCGCGTTCGTCGCGGTCGCCCTGATCCGCCGCTGGGACGTGGGGCGCACCACGATCGGCTCGCTGTGCTCCAGCTATGTCAACGCGGGCAATCTCGGCATCCCGATCGCGGTGTACGTGCTCGGTGATGCCTCGCTGGTGGCGCCCGTCCTGCTGTTCCAGCAGCTGGTGGCCACCCCGATCGCGCTGACGGTGCTCGATCTGTCGGGGGACGCGGAGAAACGTTCGGTCTGGCAGCGGGTGACCACCCCGCTGCGCAACCCCGTGGGCGCCAGCTCACTGCTGGGTGTGGCGTTCGCCGCGGCCGGGTGGACGGTGCCGGGGCCCGTACTCGATCCGCTGATCCTGATCGGCAACATGTCGGTGCCCGCCGTGCTGCTGGCCTTCGGGATCTCGCTGTGCGGCAGCGCGATG
It encodes the following:
- a CDS encoding aldehyde dehydrogenase family protein, coding for MTPATPTPAEASAEAVARLRATFGTGRTKELSWRLGQLAALRALLTEEAETLQAALLADLGKNPVEAYRAEVGFTINELDHTVTHLEEWLRPKAAAVPDAFLPAEARVVRDPLGVVLIIAPWNYPVQLALAPLVGALASGNAVVVKPSELAPATSAALAGLLPKYLDTDAVAVVEGAVPETTALLEQRFDHIFYTGSGNVGRIVMTAAAKHLTPVTLELGGKSPVVVEPGADLEVTARRIARGKFANAGQTCVAPDYVLAIGDTAARLEPYLAAAVRELYGDDTAANPGYGKIVNDRNFDRLTGLLGAGRVVTGGGHDRTARHIDPTVLADVPPDAPVMSEEIFGPILPVLPVPDLDAAITFINDRDKPLALYAFTGSDRTKERLTRETSSGALTFGLPVQHLAVPELPFGGVGASGMGRYHGEYSIDTFSHAKAILDKPLD
- a CDS encoding AEC family transporter, coding for MRGVLTGFAVIAVVIGVGYVIGRRRYLGDNGREVLTKLAFHVATPALLFTTLARADLSVILSSRLLITAISTFIAAGAFVAVALIRRWDVGRTTIGSLCSSYVNAGNLGIPIAVYVLGDASLVAPVLLFQQLVATPIALTVLDLSGDAEKRSVWQRVTTPLRNPVGASSLLGVAFAAAGWTVPGPVLDPLILIGNMSVPAVLLAFGISLCGSAMPGRGPDRFAVLLSAGLKAVGMPLAAWALGAGVFGLHGAALLDVVVTSALPAAQNLYTYASRYRVGERLARESILLSTVASVPVLVAVAALLG